The Ricinus communis isolate WT05 ecotype wild-type chromosome 8, ASM1957865v1, whole genome shotgun sequence sequence atgagattccattgcaaaggtatgcaccaaaaggtccaaaatgaaaatgcaactcatgtatgaaaataagagtccaaccttataatgaagcattcagtccattttgaagaataaaagccatttggctatgattaggcctttggacttaattcatatttatatgggttcttatcttttgggttttagcttaagtaattattttagtttatttttatttaattaaggattattttattaggtgtgagttatatgtgtgttgtgtggagttacaaatgagtgcacatgtttagttgtcatttgggagttacaaaatgagtgctatcaatgtaaaaaaacaaccatttgaatgagttttaaggggaattaaagggaaaaacgtgggaaagttcaaaagacatccatttaagttttctttgtcttgttttggctataaatatcaaagccaaattcatttgtaaatatataattttgaatgataatctttgtttgctctttatgagtgtttttgcttaagttcttgcatgaactttgaacttatcaaactagttttagtttgtggcgttctctaaccaaaatcttgtgtttgattcataacttatcaaatcatacttggtttatGGCGTTTgaagttgaattcaagtgctagtttatTGTTGgaactatttttttctaacttcacttaaggagatccttgggttttggaatcatcttgattggagggtgttttcttgcattccatatggatcataactcattagttattggggtgtgtggttgctaagatgatgatttcctatcaattTCTAATAATGTAGAATCCCCGAGACGTGTTAGATCCTATAGGATAGGCAATAGGTTGGTCATCCGTTTGTCCTGCAATAACAACGTTAGGAGAAAGAGGAGAATCCTCATTTTCATTATGGACAGTTTGTATTTCAAGAAATAAGTAGCGGACGGATCACAAAAGTAAGGTGGACTATTTGTAGACATTTGAAACTCAGAGACTGTAGAAAACATTTTATGTTCCCAAAAAGTAACATGCCGTGAAATACGCAGACGTTTAGAGATAGGGTCCCAACATCTATAACCTTTATGTTTGATTCCATAACCCAAAAAGCAACATAGATGCGCACGAGGTTCAATTTTGTGCGTTCAACcgtaagaaaataaagcaagCACATCCAAAAACACAAAGTAGAGTATAATCAGGAGGGGTACCATATAATTGTTCATAAGGAGTATGATTAGTAATAATCGGAGAGAGGACACGATTAATGGTATAAATAGCTGTGAGAGCAGCTTCGCCCCAGAAACGCTCAGGACAAGCGGCGAAAGTCAAAAGAGTGCGAACAGTATCCAAGATATGTATGTATTTTCGCTATGCACGACCATTTTGTTGAGATGTTTGTGGACACAATCGTTGGATGGCAGTACCATATTGGGACAAAAGTTGTAAAAGTTTAGAGTCTTTGTATTCCATGGCATTATCAATTCGAAGAGTTTTTATGCTACAAGAAAATTGAGTTTTGACAAAAGAAGCAAAGTTAGCATAGATTTCATATAATTGAgaatgatttttaagaaagtaTATCCAGATAAACCGAGAGAAATCATCCACAAagattacaaaataaattgcaCCGCCCATTTGTGGCTATAGGGATGGTCCCCAAATGTCGATGCACAAGATCAAAAATAgcagaagaaaaggaagtgCTTTTATTAAAAGGTAAAGCATGTTGTTTTCCAAGTTCACAATAAGCATAATCAaagttttgatatttaatatttccTAAAGCACCGCTAGAACATAAAGATTTAAGTCTAGAAGAAGAAACATGACCAAGGCGAGAGTGCCAAGTTGACGAGGGAGACATAAGCGCATTGAGATACGGGAAGAAGGGACAACATTTGTTTGTGAAGGGAGTTGAAGAGAAGATAGTTCAAACAGACGACCAACTTTACGGTCGGTCCCAAGGATCCGCCCCGCTTGTGGATCCCGCACATAACAACCATGACGAGAAAAATGTAAGTCAAAACATTTCTCACAAAGTTGTCCAACATAAATAAGGTTTAATGAAAGCTTAGGTACAAGAAAAGTGCATGGTAAGGACAAATTAGGAGTAGCAATGTGACCCATATGGCTGACAGATAGACAAGAATTATCAGCCGTATGTATAACAGGAGCATAAGATATGGCATTTTTAGTTTGGAATAAATGAGGATCTGCAGTCATATGGTTACAACAACCAGAATCAAAGAACCAAGAGGAAGTTGTAACTTTGGTGGCAGAAAAGGTAGAGGAAGTGGAGTTACCCGTAAAGGATTGAGCTAGAGCTTGTTTCAGTGTGTCAATGTCTATCTGACTTAATAGCTCATTCAGAGATGAGGAATTACCATGTGAAGAATCCTCCTCAATGGTAGCAGCTGCAGAAGTATGAGTAAATGCCTTACCAAACTTGGATTCGAATTGGGTGTACTTTCCTTGCTTGTCTTGTAACTTGAAACATTCAGAAATAAGATGCCCATCTTTATGACAGTACCTAcagttttttcctttattttacgAATATGCAGTAGTAGCCAGGACTGTATCAGTAGAGAGGACTGACTGATGaggttttaaatttattaaacgaGCTTTTTCGTTCAATAACTCTGTAACTACAGTGTCAAGATATGGAAAAGGATCCCTATGTAACAAAGAGGACCTTACTGACTCAAAGTCATCATTTAAAGGTAAAGTGAACTGATAAACTCTAAATTCATTTCTTTGTTTAGCATAGAGTTTAGCATCACGAGAATCATGCCAAATTAGTTCAGATAGTGATAATTGGTCCCATGCAGCAGTCATTTCAGATAAAAAATCATTGATGGATTCACCTGATTTTTTATGCATTCGAGTAAGAGTACCGTAAAGGTGAAATCTGTGAATGGCGTTTGTTATTAAATAGCGCTTTGACAATAATTCCCACACCTCTTTTGCAGTATGAAAGCGTCCAAACTAGAGCTTGATGGATGGGATACAAGTGTTTCGAAACCAAGTAAGAATTTGATGATTCTTACTGTCCCATTCTTCAAACTGCTGAACATATTTGAATTGCTCCTCATCTTTGACCTTGATTGGTTTTATTGCAGCGACATTAACATAGCTCCATAGCTTTCTTCCTCAAAGAAAGCTTGACATTTCTTGGGACCAAAGAACATAATTTTTCCATTAAGGATAGTAGTAATTGGATGTGAGACATCGGATTTCTCCATGAAATAAATGAGTCAAAATATCACAAACCTGGAAATATAAATTGTTGAAGTAACAGCAACAAATGGACtccttttatttaaagaaagtGAAATTTCCAGTAATGTCTCTAATGATTATAATCTTGGTTTCTGGAAAGTATAATTTCAAATGGATTGAGTAATAGAAGTGTATGATATCACATAAGaagtcaaaagaaagaaaccaaagtaaaaatacaaacaaacaaaaaaaagagactaaagaaatttaaagtaTAGAGcctggctctgataccatgtagaATGATAAAGAATAATATGAGATTGTATTAACTTCTATATTACATGCCTTGGTACAGTCTGTATATATACGAAAACAAGAACTAGAAATAGAAACAAATAATCACTAAATCAATCACCTAAAATCAGCCCCCTCTAATTGTGGGTCAAGAATATAAACAAATCACTAAAATCTTGGAGTAGattattgactaatataaTCTAAcaagcatatttatttttgttctgTGTTTTAATTGAGACTTGAGAGGCCCTTCCAACATGAGTTTCATAACTTCAGAATCATCATGTCTGTTCATGCACATTGATACTTTACCTTTtgtttggaaaataaaaatattaggtagaaagaaagaaaatgagaataaagaaaatagagtaaaaaataatcaagGAAAAACATTGTTGTCAGGAAATCAGAGAAAAATATGAggaagtaaattatttttcaccaTGTGAAGTTTAACTTTTACCTTTTAtcttttctctcatttttttcccttttcttccaaacaagggaaagaagaaatattctcttttttcttttcttccattttCCACTCTTTCTAGACCATGGGTTAgtggaaataaaattagacttgGGACCTCTCAATTATTTGTCCATATTATTTACAACTTAAAGGGCATACTCAATTTAAGTATGGTTATAAGTTGACTAGCACATGTACTAACCCTAATTGAGATGAAACTATCCAATTAAGACAAATTCAAGTATGCATTTTCTCTGATACTATAATGGACAATAAAGAATAactaacaagaaaataataataaagaagagaagttttcttttctttttcttgtgaTTAACAACTCCTTTTTGCAATCAAATTATGAAATGTTGGATATTAATTATTGTAGAGGCTCTaatactatataatatatatcaaagAACTATCAATTCAAAagtctaaatatttaaatacaattGTATGAatagttttaatattctaaCAAGATCATCATATGTACATGcatatcattttttaaatattgactTGCTTTTCCTAAAGAACCTTCTTTTAATCAGTGCCGGCTCCAAGAGCAGTAAAATCTGATTTCAAcagtttatttaaaaaattagaattctaGTCCTTTTTAAATGGTTCAATATAGAATTAGTTTTGTTGGCTATATATGTAGgcctaaaaaaatatttataatatctaaatataagatactctatatatttatattctttaatttaaaaatcaattttgatCAACTACATTGTAAAAGAGATTGAAAGATTTAGCAATATTGTccatttcaaaaagaaatagtagTAAGATCTgatttcaacaatttatttaatttttttgcatATAAAGTCACAAGAGAGATTAAAATGACTTAGCAATATtgtctatttaaaaaaaatagtagtaCAAAGTTTGATCtcaataatttaatgaaaaagcttttaaatttagttatgCATTAATTGATTTCGTTCATTATATCATGTGTGATTTATGATTATGGATTAGAGTTGGTGTCGTATTAAGATTGCTGAAATTTTTTACACAGCATTGAAACACTTAGATTTTTCACTAGCATTGAATATGTTGCATTTCAATgttgtatttttctattttattattattaataatattaacttttattgttaataacattgcatttgaaatttattgaggtaataggattttaattttattagaaagatatttatatagatgaataaaatattcaagctttattttttggaaattttttgaaaaaatatttgaatcaataagaaatatcatttttaccgtacaaactttctttttcaagtatATTGctttttaaccttttttttttaaattcatagtgttgttatttttagttgtttctcaattattttttattattttcagtcGTGTTTCAatgattttctatttgttttttgctgtttttcaattatttttaattgtttttcaattgattttagttgttttattcaaaaacaaccaaaaaaatcTACTAAaactgtaaatttaaaaataaaatttcaacaattatatttttaatattttaatacagtagaaataaaaaattataaatttaatagaaaaactaaaatataggtatttgtgatttcttttactttttatattatctagGGCCACCAAAATGTTGGAGCTGGCCctacttttaattattgataagaTTGGAATGAGAAAGGGCCAAATATAAAAaacgattttttttttttaaaaaaagcagccaaaaatttataatattatattttaaagggattaaattgaaatcttttttgaaaaactataaaaaaaataattcctgaaaaataaaaagtaatatcaTATAACATATAATGTTATATGTTATATAAtgacatataatattatttattagttatattatttatatttaattattgatccGATATAAATGCAATATCATATGCTAACATTTAATTAGTTTGCATAAACTGGTAAAAGTTTCTCTTTTATTAGCATTATATCATACTCTTTAAACTAACTATTGACCATTTCTTTGCTTCTCCTAAAAAATCTTGTCAATAGTCAGGTATTGACCTGGCTCAAGTACCCTATGGATCCAATGTTGTTCCTTAATAAGTGCAAACATACAGTGGGAAGACCAGACCGATCAGTCAATCTCTGGCCTATCCTTCACATTGCGAAgtgaatataattaaatgtgtTGATTAATTTACATGCAAAAACGTCAAATTCTGGGTGTGTTGCTCGTGTAAGAAATCGTGTCCTTTTCGCGGATTGAACGCAgaatatacactagaaaacgTCTAAATTCATACCATCTCTAGTCTCACGACCTACCTAGCTACCCTCCCTCCTTCACTttctacatatatatatatatatatatacttcacTCCTTAGCTTCACTGCTCTTTAATATCTTTCTTTGACTCACCAGAATGGAGAAAAATGATTCGTCTTCAACGTGCAAGCTTTCGCCATGCAGTCCATGCAGCCATATTTCTCACCAGGCAACACTGGCTCCAGCAAAGAAGAGGAAAGCAGGGAGGACCAAGTTCAAGGAGACTAGGCATCCGATTTATAGAGGTGTAAGGCGAAGAAATGGGAATAAATGGGTATGTGAAGTTAGAGAACCGAACCTGAAATCAAGAATATGGCTAGGGACATACCCTACCCCAGAAATGGCAGCTAGGGCACATGATGTTGCTGCTTTGGCATTCAGAGGAGAGTTTGCTTCTCTCAACTATCTTGATTCAGCTTGGATACTGCCACGACCAAAGTCGTCTTCTCATGAAGATATTAAAAGGGCTGCTCTTGAAGCTGCTGAGGCTTTCAAGCCAAGTTCTACTGATCTATCCTCAACATCACCACCATCGTCTTCTTCTTGTTCGTCTGCGTCTTCTAAGCCAAGCCATGAAGATGATTTGAGATTTTCATTGATGGACACCCAAGATgagaatgaaaagaaagttCTTAATAATGGAAACTCTTCTTCCATGAATATAGAGCCTTGCCCTAATGTCTCCATTGAGATTCGCAACGAGTGTTCTGTCACTTCATTCTTGGATGATGAGGCATTGTTTAATATGCCAGTTTTACTTGACAGCATGGCAGAAGGTCTAATCCTTACCCCACCATCTATCAGAAGAGGGTTTAATTGGGATGACATGGCTTTTGCTGTGGACTTGACCTTGTGGAGAGactagttttataaaattaatttcattagaGATTTCaattgccttttctttttaatcaatCGGCTCGTCATGTCATTAGTTAGTGATTCTAATTTTGGAATCCTATAATTTGGGGAACGATCTATTTTGGTCCATAAGAAATTACTCTACATTTTCagataatgtttattttattataccactaaattaaatttcatgatattaataatatccATAGATCAAAGCTCATTAATTAACGAATAAAGTAAAACTTATTTATCAGTTTGTGATTGTGGTCTGAACTCTGGAAATTCTGGATAATAGTTTATGATTTAgtacttatttattaagttacctaaatttatttaattatacacaatattagttatttacaCAATATCAGTTATTTACTAATGTGCACGATATTGAATTATTACATGGcaatgtaaatataaaattatttgattctATATGAGAGGTAGCAAGTGAGattatattttctcttataaaCCAACTTGAAcccttattataaaattgaattctataatttatagtatcaattctatttatagtgtttttataaattgtaaaaattataaaattataagacaAATATATCGGGTAAATAAcatgaattataaaaactaatatcaatataaaactataaaaaaaaattaaaacaaaaagtgTCATGAACGTTATTGCATGGCccatcaaattttattaaaggtCGCTAGTAAAAagttatttaagaaaatatggTGAGCGCAATTTAGACAAGAAAACAGACCTTTCTATTGCGTTTACATGGGAGAGAAAAGCATATATTAAACAACACTTGTATAAGGAATTATTTACTAGTAAAAAGCCCCCGCATGTGCTGATAAATATGCATGAACGCAAGACCAATCGGTGGTCCTACTTTTCTAGCAGTACGTACTCTGGTGGGTTTCACGTTGAATTTGTTTTTCAGGCATAATTTCTGCAATCCCCATCTTTTATCTCTTCTACTTGCACAAAGGAGATGATATCTATCTTTCTCTTCTTGCCTGCCATGAGTGTGTCTTCTTCTTTAACTGTCGAGAAAACTTTTGTACAGGCAGTGTTTCATCCACATATATATGAACATGCTCACCAGAAGAATTTAAATACTGGTCCAGGAGGAGCAGATGGCTTTAGCATAATCAATTAGAAGATATACGATTAAATGGAAATTATGTGTTGATAAATGGTGAATCCAGCTGATTGATGTTGGCTCTGCTAGATAAAGCAAACAGTTAAGGTATTGCGCAGTGGATCCTGTAACCACTCCCATAATCAAAGTTAATAAGTTAATAGATAGAATAGAAGATAAAGAAcagtttcttttccttttttaaatgactcattattttatttaacataatatctattgattgaattctattatagtttttctaatattaattgtaGGAGAggtttgaaaaataaattaccatTTATGTTAAGAGTTTTATCTAAAATACACGATTTTGTCACGTTTAAAAATGGAT is a genomic window containing:
- the LOC8271866 gene encoding dehydration-responsive element-binding protein 1B — protein: MEKNDSSSTCKLSPCSPCSHISHQATLAPAKKRKAGRTKFKETRHPIYRGVRRRNGNKWVCEVREPNLKSRIWLGTYPTPEMAARAHDVAALAFRGEFASLNYLDSAWILPRPKSSSHEDIKRAALEAAEAFKPSSTDLSSTSPPSSSSCSSASSKPSHEDDLRFSLMDTQDENEKKVLNNGNSSSMNIEPCPNVSIEIRNECSVTSFLDDEALFNMPVLLDSMAEGLILTPPSIRRGFNWDDMAFAVDLTLWRD